The sequence gcaggatttcctttttcatgactgagtagtattttaCTGTATATAGATACACTACATATGcattattcatccatccattgatggacacttagctattgtaaataatgctgcagtgaacatagcggtgcatatgtcttttcaagttagtgtttttgtgtTTCTCAGGTAAATATCCGGAAGTGTAATAGCTTGATCGTATGATAGTCCTAgccttaattttttgaggaacctccatgctgttgcccacagtggctgcaccaatttacaatccGACCAACAGTGTGCGAaggttccctttttcccacatcctctctgttgcttgttattttttttgtctttttgataatagtcattctaacagatgtgaggtgaaaTCTCAATTTTCCCTATAATAATCCCCTTCCTGATAAGccagttttgggcttccctgatggcttagattataaagaatctacctgtaatgccagagacctgggtttgatccctgggttgggaagattcccctggaggaggaaatggcaacccactccagtagtcttgccttggaaattccacggacagaggggcctgggggaccGCAGTCCCTGGTGttcctgagtgactaacactttcgctttcccTAATAATCAGTgaatgttgaccatcttttcatgtgcctgttgtcTGGCTGTGCGTCTTCTGTGAAAAggtgtctattcaagtcctttgcccaggttgttttgttgttgttgagcttTATGGgttttttaattactattttgaATACAACTCTGATGAATATGATTTGcagatatcttctcccattcagttaGGTGTCCTTTCAATTTGTTGACAGTTTATCCTTCgttgtgcagaagttttttagtttgataatagtcccatttgtttatttttgcttttgtttcccttgcctttgGAGTCAGTTCTACAAAAACGTCACTAAGACCAGTGTTAAGAAGCttaccacctatgttttcttGTAGGACTTCTATGGcctcaggtcttacattcaattCTTTAATCCACTGTCTTTACCTCACTGTGTGTTCTaggctcctttgttgtaaatgAATTATCCATAcatatgtggatttatttctgggctctcagttctgttccattaatctgtgtgtatgtttttgCACCAGAACcgtgctgttttgattactatagctccATTGGAAtgttgatagagattgcattgaatctgtagattgctttgggtagtatggacatttaaaCCATGTTAATTATTCCAGTTCATgagcatggaatatttttttcatttctgtcttcttcAGTGTCATCAGTATTTTAGTTTCCAATGTAtagatcttttacctccttggctaaatttattcctagatgttttattctttttgatggaattgtaaatgggattattttcttaatttctctttctaatagtttgttgctttataaataatttatccctccctttaGTATATGTTTACCCTTTCCAATGAGAATTTTACTTTcatatgttttcttattaatcAGTACCTTTTCTTTTCAGCCTAAAGAAGTTATTTTAAGATTTCTTGTAAGGCTGGTTTAGTGGTCATAAACTCTTTCAGCTTTTGCGTATCTGGAGAACTTTTACTCTTTCCTTCAATTTTGAATGATAACCTTACCAGGCAGAGAATTCTtggttggaattttttttccccctctttcagCCCATGACAGTCCATTCTGGCTTATACATTTCCTGCTGAAAAATCTGCTAAAGCCTTAAGGAGTTTTCCTTGTACATAgtaagttgtttttctcttgctgcttttattcttcctgtcttCTAAACTTTCACCGTTTTAATTGTATAGTGCCATGGTGGGTTCTCATGAGTTTCTCTTCCTTGGAAATCTCTAAGCTTCCTGGacctggatgtctgtttccttcctcAGGTTACGGAAGTTGTCAGcgattatttcttcaaatatttttttctggccctttctcttcttcttctggggccTCTTTAATGGAAATGTTATTCTACTTGATGTTTTCCTAGAAGTCCTTTAAGGCCTTTTCactttttaagctttatttttcattttgctgctCTTTCTAGATGACTTCCTTTGCCTTGTCTTTCAGCTCACCGATTCATTTTTCTACTTCATCCAATCTGCTGCCAAACCCCGCCAGTGTGTTTTTCAGTTCATTTGTAGCTTCTCTTTGGTACTTTgtcatattttatctttgttcagCTTCTTACTGTGTTCCTCCATTTTTCTCCTGAGATTGGTGAGCATCTTAATGATTATTACTTTGAACTGTTTATCAGGTAGATTGTTTACCTCCATCTtattaaggtcttttttttcaGGGATTTATCTTCTTCTTTGGATTGGAACGtgttcctctgtctcctcattttatctgtgtgtgtttgtctgtatgtatttttcaaaactgctGCCTCTCCCAGTCTTGAAGGAGTACTCTTGTGTAGGAGATGATTCGTGGGACTCAGATACACAGTGGACACTCAAGGGGTGTCCCTCATGGGGGCTCCCCACGCCTGCTGGCTGTGGCAGGACTGCAGCGGCGGGGTGGGGTGTGCAGGGCAGGCCAGTGTACACGTGCCCGGCCGGCTTCGCAGCTGCCAGCGTGCGCCGGGCTGGGGGCGCTCACCTGGGCCCGCTGTCATGCAGctgctgctggggtggggggggtggggggagatggggGCGGGCAGAATGCAGGTTCCTCTGCTGTTGGGTGAATTCTGTGTTCCAATGGTTTCTTTATCAACTTTGTTGCTGACTCtgctttgtatgttttggatgGGATCCTTTCAATTTGTTGCACCAAACTATTGACtcctctagtttaaaaaaaattttttattacaaaaaattaaaaacttgtgcACAAGTGGAGAGAGCAATATAATGATTCCAGATGGTACCTAACAGTCAGCCTCGGCAGTTACCTTCTCATGTCTCcctattctttgtttttaactttttgtttcaaAATGACTTTAGACTTTCAGAAGATTGCAAAAATCTAGTAGAGGGTTCTGTATGCCTTTCACCCAGCTTCCTGTAGTGTTAGCATTTTACATAACTGTAGTGTAATTatggaaaacaggaaaatacCACAATGAACTACTGTTGACTGATCTTCAGAACTTAGTtgagtggaactatatgtaactttgttctgtatcttCCGCGTCTCCTGTagatgtgttatcatactttcataattaaaaaacaaacaaactgcaaaaacaacaacaaaagaacttgAGGGTGTTGGAAGGTCCCCAGGTTCACCTGCTGCTTCAGTGATTTGCTTGAGGGACTCAGAACTCAGGATACCTGTTTTATTCatgatcatgtttttttttttactgcaaaaGGATATAGATTCAAATCAGCCAAGGAAAAGGCAGGTAGGGCGGAGTCCAGCAGAGGCCCGGCACGGCCTTCCAGTGGCGCCCGCCCTGCTGAGTTGTGTGGACAGCAGTCCTTCTCCCTGTGGCGGCATGCACGTGGAACCTACGCCCAGGCCGGCTCAGCACAGCCTTGTCCCGGGTTATAGTGCTCGCGTCCCAGAGCTGTGGGAGGTTGGTGTGGCTCATCTCAGTTCCTCAGTCTCCAGCCCTTCCAGAAACCGTGATCCAGCATAACCCACGGCCACACACGAATCACGCCGTTAGTGGGGATTGCCTGGCATGGCCCAGGGCCCCAGGTGAACAGAGGCTCTCTTTGCAGGCAGGCTGTTCTGAGGGCTCAGAGGTGATCTCCCAGGAGCTGTCAGGGTCAGCGCTTCCTCTGGAACGTGCCAGGTTTGAAATCCCGCCGACTTCATTCTTCCCGCACACTAGATCTGCCAGGTTTCCCGCCCAGACCTCTTTCCTGGCTCAGGATCCCCCACTGCGCTTATGTGTCCTGTCCCTTCCATTGGTCCAATTCTCGGTCTGTGTCTTTTATGACCTTGAGACTTCAGAGAGTACTGGTGAGGTGTTTCTTTTAGAATGTCCCTTATTTACTTTGAGGTTTCAGAAGGTGTGGATGATGCCTCGCCCAAAAGAGGGGactgggaggagggtggagggtCTTGGGGTGGTGGCCACCCATGAGGGAGGGGTAGGTGCCAGACGAGCTAAGGGCCTCAGAGGAATGAACCAGTGGAAAAAGCACTTGCAGGGGTCTGGTCAGTGACAGACGTGACAGAGAGCAACTGTTGAGGACAGGGAAGACGATAATTAACTTTGAGTGCTGGCCGTGTGCCTACACCTAAAGAACACATTATGTTTGTTAGTTAATTCATTCCTCTTAACAGCCTGTGAGCCTGGCACTCCTGGAGCCCTCATTTAACTGATGAGAAACTCAGAGATGGTAAGTGAAGTGTCAGGGTCACCGCCCATATGACAAATGGCAAGACCAGGTCCCCTGTGCCACGCCCAAGTCCAAAGTATGTCTGGCTCTGCGGCCTGGCCCGTAACAGCCATGCTGTGCCCCCGTCACAGTATCCTAAGAAGGGGCGGCAGAAATGGGGGGAGAAGTTACCTCCACCCCTTGaaatgtgccaggccctgggcacaGTACCCTGTGTCTATTCTCTTGTGTTTTAAGAGGTGCtaggcatatagtaggtgcttaatgcatgttttcctctttcctgctCCTTCCCTGAGCTTCCCGGGCCAGGAGCAGGCATGTGGACCCCTGTGCCCCGTTTGGACGGTCTGCTCTCAAAGCTGTGAATGGGATGGGGCTGGGGTTCTGGGCCCCGGCCTGCTCTTCCTTCTCAGATTGGTTTGGGCTGGGCCACCTgctgggagagaaggaagaaggaaagccaTTTGGCTTTGGTAGGCTTGCAGGATGCTTCTGGCAACAGATGGGAAGGCTGGAATGTGGGTGCTTTGCAGAACGTTGTCCTGTAACCTCTATCGCAGATGCTGTTAATGCAGGAAAGCCAgcaggcggcgggggcggggagcggggcaGAGCGTTCACGGCTCGCTCCCGCCGCCTGCTGACGGTGTGCTTTCGTGCGGTTGCTTTGCCTCTAAACCTTGGATTCtcctgtaaaatggaggtaagGACAGTCCTGGGGGATTATCGAGGAGATTCACACAGAGTATTTAGCCCAGTCCCTGGCACAGACGCTAAATGTTCAGTGAGTACAGGTATCATTGCCTGTGTCACAGCTGTGGAAAATACGGTTCAGTTGAGTTGCCCAGGCTTGTGACAAGTAGTGATCGGCAGAGCTGGGGCTTGAGTCCAGAGGTGGGCCCAGAACTAACCCTCCTTACAGGGCAGGCCTGGTGCTGACCTTGCAGGGAAGTGAGCAGTTTAGTTCAGGCACACACACGGGAGAGCTGGGTGCCCCGGTCCCGTGCGAAGCCCTCCCTTGGAGGGGGAGCCCGGCTAGCTTAACCGTTGCCCAGCAGCCAGGGTTGCCAGGGCCTCTCCCCGGGCAGTCCTGCTCATCCCTCCTCACGTGCTTTCTGGGAAATGGATGGGCAGATTCAGTGAGGGGGCCAGTACTGGAAAACGGCCCAGCCCCTCGTCTTCTCTGGGGGAGTGCCAGCCGATCATCAACACGGATAGCTGTGACGGGCCGAGGTGAGGACAGCAACCACAGGGATGAAAGGGTTCTGTTCTCAAGAGACCCAGCAAGAGGGGGCGCTGTAAAACAAGGCCCTGGTGGGAGCAGGGGCTTTGAGGTTGGTTGATGAGTCTCTGGGAGCAATGAAACATCAAACGGTTTAGACTACTGCTGAGTCACAGGTCTGGTTCTGCAAGGGGACGGGAATCCCGCAGTGACGGTCGGTCCCAGAGACTGGCTGGCTTTGTGGTCCTGGGGGTGGGACCACGTCTACACTCCGCACACATTCCTCACCGCAGGTCTCAGGTCAGTGTACGCTGGCCTGCATCTGTGTTTGTGGTTGGAAGGGAAACCTCAAGTTCAGATGGGAAAATGGAAGGTGAGCTTGGTTCCTGAGTCCTGTGCCCCGAAGGATGGCATAGGGGCCCCCGTGAGCCCTTTCTAGGAGCGCGGCTGTAGTGGGAAAACTGTAGGCTTCTCAGACAGACGGCTGTGTGTGAATCTcctctcccccaccagggattgttTTGTGACTTCTCTCAGgtctgactcaatgaacgtgagtttgagcaagctccgggagatggtgcaggacagggaagcctggcgtgctgcagtccgtggggtcacaaagagttggacgcgactgagcaacaagaACGATCAGGTCTTTTAACTTacctgagccttggtttcttcatctgcataACAGGGAGGATGAGATCAGACTGTTGCGGGTGGTGACCGTGCTGGCCGTCCGTAGTGCAGTCAGAGCATGGATGAGGTGTCACATTTATGGGTAATCGTAAATGATAGCTAGTCACAGCTTTTGTGAACACACACTGTGTGCAGAGCCCTGGTTGGGAGTGCTAAGGGGGAGCAGTCAGGTGGGTCCCTGCGCTCATGAGGCCTGGAATCTGTATAATGTCAAGTGTGGTGAGCTGGGCCTGTGAAAGCGCCCCCGGAGCACACACAGCGGAGCCGGGGAGGAGGCGTCCCTTCGCCTCCTGAGTGCTCCCGTCTCTCTCccaaggtggtggtggtttttttttttatatttctttggttGCTccgggtcttaattgtggcattccctcccagggattgaacctgggcactctgcattgggagtgtggagtcttagccacagagCAGCAGGTACGTCCCCCAGGTTTtgtgtttggtgtgtgtgtgtgtgtgatcttccccacccagggatcgggCCCTTGTCTCGTGTCTCTTGcttcggcaggcagattctttaccgccagcGTCACAGCCGGTCTGCCACTGAAGAGGGTGTCTCAGACCCAGACGGGACTTGTGGTCTGGTGGCTGTGAGTGTGACCTCGGTGTGAACAGGGCTCACTGCTCTCGGCTCCCCGTTTAGGGCACGGTCTGCCGTCTCAGCTACAGCCTCGGGCCTCTCCTTCTCCAAGATCTCTAGGACAGGGTGATGCCTGACCTTTGCCTTCAGGGATGGCCTAACTCTGGGGGTGCCCAGAAAGTGGGTGGTGGGAGCCACGCAGCTCCACCGTGCATCCTGAAGGCACAAGTGCTGGTAGGGCCCAGGCGCGCCGACAGAAGCCCGGGAAGCCGGAGGAGAGCTGCTGAACCAAACGGACAGCTCCGGGCGGGGGTCAgtgtggcgggggcgggggtcagCGTGGCGGAGGCGGGCGCAGGCGAGGACGGGGCTGCACCCTGCGcctgggaggaggctggaggtgcTGCGGCAGAAgacgggggaggaggaggggttcTCGCCCCTTCAGCAGACGTGTACTGAGCACCTGTCGTGTGCCCCGTGCGCTCAGCAGACGGCACCTGTTCTCAGAGCCGTGAGTGAGGGGGCTGGGGTTCTCAGAGCCGTGAGTGGGGGTGCTGGGGTCCTCAGAACCGTGAGTGCGGGGGCTGGGGTTCTCTGAGCCGTGAGTGGGGGGGCTGGGGTTCTCAGAGCCGTGAGTGGGGGGACTGGGGTTCTCAGAGCCGTGAGTGGGGGGGCTGGGGTTCTCAGAGCCGTGAGTGGGAGGGCTGGGGTTCTCTGAGCTGTgagtgggggtgggctgggcttTTCCTGGGGCCCAGCTGCCAGAGTGGCACCAGGGAGGCCATCTGCTGGCAGGGAAGGAGGATAGCCGTTTGAGATTCACCATAAACAAGACAGACACACATCTCTGCCCTCGTGGAGCCAACATTATCCTTAGGAGAGACACACGGGGAAGGGAATACATGGTAGATGGGGACAAGTGGCAAGGAGGGACAGGAAGAGTGTCAGAGGTGTTGAGATTCTAGCAAGGGTGACCCAGGGGACCCGGtttaggaagagcatgaaaaagaccTGAAGAATGCGAGGGAGTGCACTGTGTGGCTCTGGGAGGGAAGGCTGGTCCTGGCCCGGGGCAGAGCAGGTGGACAGGCAGGGCGTGCGGGGCAGGGGGTGGCCTGGCTGGAGCTgggtgaggaaggggagggtggtgggaagtGGGGCagaggtgagagagagagcaggatGCACAGGACCTTCTAGGTCACAGGAAGGACTCGACTGGGAGTCAGACAAGCCTTAGATCTTAAACAGGATTGTTAACACTTCAGCTGCTGTCGAGAACAGgttgtggggggcaggggcacaAGCAGGGTCAGCAGGAGGCGGCGGCCCCGCAGCGATCCAGGCATGTCCCCCACACGTGGCACGTCTCCTGCCACTGAGCAGGCTCTCAGCACGTACTTTTGATGTGAGTCGGTGACACCCAAACACCTGTTCGCAGACCTGTGCCGTGTAGGCTGCCTGGCAGAGCTGCAGAAACAGACCCTCAGCACTGTTGCTGGGGGTCCTGATCCAGTAGGTTTCTGATGGCAGAGGGGAACCTGGCTTTCAGGACATTCTGCAGGTAACTCTGGGCTGCAGAGCTGGGCTTCTGTTAGGAATGTTTTTCCACAGAATAGAGACTGACCAACAGTAGCTTAAACAAGGGGGATTTATTTGTATTTACAAGAATCTGGGAGGAGGATGGCTGCTGGCATTGGCTTGGTCGCATGACAGTCGGGCCCGTGTCTTTGAGATTCTCTCGGCCTTTTTCCTCATAGTTGCAACATGGCTGCTGTGGCTCCAGCCATCCCAGCCTcaatgaagggagggaggggcagtGGGGTGTTACCCAGTCTGTCTGTTTTGTCAGAACAACAAGCTTTCCAGGACCCCCTGTAGACTTCGTTGTAAATGTCACTGGCCATACCTGGTCTCATGGTCGCCCCAAACTGCAGAGGAGGCTGCAGCAGTGAGACGCTGTGTTTGCAGCCTCTGCTGTGGGAGATGGCTGGAGAGGAGGAGTGGAGACTGAGCCCTGGGGCAGGATCAAGGGTGTCTGTCGGGCTCGGTGGACGCCGTGGTACTCGAGGTCTGTTCTAATACTGCCAGGGCTTTGCCTCTGTGCCCTGCTGCCCCCATGGAGCACCTCTCGGGCCCACGGTGAACCCCCAAGCATTCCCTTGGGGGCTACTCCATCCTAGAGGCTCGGTCTCGTTCTCCTCAGGTCTGAATGACATGGGGCGACTTCTTTGGGGAAGTGGTGGTCAGGGGTTGTACATTTTTAGCATGACCCTTGCCAGACACACATGTAAAACAGTGTTCCCTCCTCCTTCTTACCAAAATGGTCACATTCAAGAGCCTTTTAGAGCCAGCATGTCTATATTCACGCCCCTCCACACACAGGAGAAGGACGATGTCTCTGGTCACCCTCCAGCCACCCAGGGCGgtcccttccctcccaccttcgGTCCAGGTGCCAGACTGCATCCCAGCGGCAGCTCTGTCCAGCAGTCTtggtgggcggggtggggggtaaAAGGAAATGCTTTTCTACTAGTGCCCTGTTACCTAAcacaaagtcatgtccgactcttgcgatcccatgaactgtaagccgccaggctcctctgaccatgggattctccaggcaagaacactggagtgggtagccatttccttctccagggaaacttcccaacccaggaattgaacccaggtctcccatattgcagacggattctttaccaactgagctatggggCAGGGGTTTTATTCTTcaggggaaaaggaaaaggccTGGTGGGTCTCCAGATCTTTAAATATGGGACAGAAGTGAAAGTTCAAACATTTGGTCTAGTGCTGGGAGGTGAGTTTGGAGGAAGAACGCGTGACTGAGTTCACGGAGTTGGCCTCAGGCGACAGAAACCGAGTCTGGTGTGGGCCTCAGGCCGATCAGCGGGGCCAGGGtgtcagggtggtggtggggccTTCAGACTGGTTTTTTATGTTTTCCAAAGCCTGTTGAAAATcactatatatttgctttttgtaGACTTTGGGGaaaggttcttttaaaaaagttttgtgAGTTTTTTTGGCTAGAATTGCATCAGTATGGTGAGAAAGGCAGATTGGCAATTACATGCATCTCTGGTCACATAACCAACACCACTTCCTAGCTAGGGGTGTTCCCGGGCCCAGggcccctggggtgggaggaaaaTAAAGAGCGCCTTAGAGGCGGATGGGAATCTCCAGGATGGGGGTCACgggagctggggcgggggggacTTATATATTCGCCTCGGATCCTGCATTTTTCCAGGGACAGTGTGGGCCTCAGAGTGGCAGTCCAGGAGCTTGTTAGAAACAAGATTCTCAGCTCTCACCCCAGCCTGCGGGATCAGAAGCCGTCTTCTAGCAAAGGGCCCTGGTAATCATAGGCACAGTAAAGTTCAAGTAGCACTGTTCTAACTTCCAGAAGCAGAGCGGCTGCAGCCCTGGGCTGCTGTGGTTACGGGGTCTGGATGGGGtaggatgggggcagggggagcgTGGAGGGAtgaaggggtggggagaggccgAAGCTGACTTTGTTAGTGCGCCTCTGCCTTGGAGGGCGGCCTTGGGCCGCCCCGCCCTTCCTTAGGACATACCGTTCTCCCCTCAGGCTTTCAAGGTAAGTGCCCCCCATGGGGCCTGGGCAGAATGGACAGCTCGTCCAGCCAGAGGGGCACCGGTCCCTTCTCAGCTCTGCCCGAAGCATCCTGGCAGGGCTCAGCAGCCCCTCAAGGAGGGAGCCTGGGGAAAGCTCCCTCAGCAGTGGCTGCTGCTTGGAGCAGGAGCGGTGAGCGCTAGAAGGAAAAGCCTGCATTCAGGATCCCCCGTCTTCTGGGGGTGGGGCGGCGGGGCAGCCCTCTGGGGCGATGCGTTTTTCCAGGAGCGAGCGTGAACGCCGCAGAGCCGGGTCTGGGGGCCAGGGCTGCCGCGTACAGGAGGGCTGGAGGGCGCGGTGGGGGCCGGGTGGGCTGGGGGGCGCTGGAGCTCCGGGAGCCGGCTCTACAGTGCCCTCTCTCCACTGGTCAAAGTGGTGATTCTCCGCAGGTTTTCCCTGACTTTAATAAATTCAGGGGCATGgtcctcttccttttctgggGGTTTCTCCAGCTGAAGgggagagaagcagagatgagAGGTGGGTGGGCAAGGGAGAGTCCCACTCAAAAACCTCTGGGTTTGGACCCAGGGTCCTCTCTGGGGAAACAACCAGGATCAGTTCTCCCACCAGCTTGGAAGCTGAGGGGACAGAGCAGGGGACTGTGTTCTCCCCAGGAAGCCCGCTTCAAATTGCAGACCTCATCTGAGCCCTAGGTTCCTTATTTCTAAAATGGTAACTCCTCTGGGCTCAGAGGGCAGCTGTGAGAAGATAATCAGAATCAGCGTACAACAGATTGGGCCAATGAGAAAACCGGTTCAGAGAGGGGAAGCTACtggtccaaagtcacacagcgaAGGGAGTGGCCGAGTGAGGACACCGGCCAGGCGTGGACTCTGGGTCCAGTCCTCGTCTGGCTCAGCCTCCTTGTCAGCTGTGACTGCAGGCCTCCCCGGGCCAGCAGGTGGTCTTGGAGGAAGCTGGGGCGGGGTCTGGGGCCCCCACCCACCTGGTTCAACCTCTGCTGCCGTCTCAGCAGCTCCTGCTCGAAGGGGCACTGCAGCCGCTTGGCCTCCagctcctccttcttcttcttgaTGAGCTGGTTCCGCCGACGGTGCTCCAGGACGCGCTGCAGCTCCGGCTTGCTGTCCACACCCAggcccctggggagggggtgggggggaggcgtTAGGAGACTCCCCCCACTCTGCACCCAGGGCTGCTCTGGCCTCAGCCAGTACCGGGAAAGCATGACTGTCCCAGGGAACAGGGAAGGGAGGCCCCTAGACTTGAGACTCCACTCCCCATCACAGGTGCCACAGactgaagtgggggtgggggggggaggtggtCTGTGCCGGGGCCTGTCTGAGCACAGAGACCAGGCTGTAGAATATTACTGGTTATTTTCTCAGGGTAAGTTTCTAGacgtagaattgctgggtcaggcTCTCTTCAAAGATTTTGGTTACATGTTCCCATCTGCTCCTTAGAAAAGGTTATCCAATTTATAACTTTTGTCAAC is a genomic window of Cervus canadensis isolate Bull #8, Minnesota chromosome 22, ASM1932006v1, whole genome shotgun sequence containing:
- the FAM107A gene encoding actin-associated protein FAM107A isoform X6, which encodes MYSEIQRERAEIGGLMARPEYREWNPELIKPKKLLNPVKASRTHQEMHRELLMNHRRGLGVDSKPELQRVLEHRRRNQLIKKKKEELEAKRLQCPFEQELLRRQQRLNQLEKPPEKEEDHAPEFIKVRENLRRITTLTSGERAL
- the FAM107A gene encoding actin-associated protein FAM107A isoform X3, with translation MGAAQGKKKEYSPQAVFHNENEKQRLNGSASMYSEIQRERAEIGGLMARPEYREWNPELIKPKKLLNPVKASRTHQEMHRELLMNHRRGLGVDSKPELQRVLEHRRRNQLIKKKKEELEAKRLQCPFEQELLRRQQRLNQLEKPPEKEEDHAPEFIKVRENLRRITTLTSGERAL
- the FAM107A gene encoding actin-associated protein FAM107A isoform X4, translated to MAQRLGERVRGPTEATGLYRAVLLRSASMYSEIQRERAEIGGLMARPEYREWNPELIKPKKLLNPVKASRTHQEMHRELLMNHRRGLGVDSKPELQRVLEHRRRNQLIKKKKEELEAKRLQCPFEQELLRRQQRLNQLEKPPEKEEDHAPEFIKVRENLRRITTLTSGERAL
- the FAM107A gene encoding actin-associated protein FAM107A isoform X5, with protein sequence MYTFKGENDLERNMIVFEDSSLASMYSEIQRERAEIGGLMARPEYREWNPELIKPKKLLNPVKASRTHQEMHRELLMNHRRGLGVDSKPELQRVLEHRRRNQLIKKKKEELEAKRLQCPFEQELLRRQQRLNQLEKPPEKEEDHAPEFIKVRENLRRITTLTSGERAL